ACGGACGCGAACGTGTGGTGCTGCTCGATGCCAAGGGCGAGGCGCTCCGCGAGGAGATCGCCCGGCTGGAGGCACGTGAGCGCGACCTCACCACCGCCGAGCACGTCGAGCTCCGCGCTCGCGAGCGGCTCGGGCTGGTCAGACCCGGAGAGATCCCCTACGTGGTGATCACCCCAGAGACCGACCGACCCCGGCTGGCCTCACCCGCCCCGCCGCCGCCGCGGCCGTGGTACCGACGCCTGCTCGATGCGCTCGTGCCATGACGGTTGCTGGCCGCGAGAGGCAGCCGTAGGCTGGCTGCGGGCACCCCCGGGCGTCCGATCGCCGCGACACGGCAGGTCCCAGGCAGATCCAAGACATGTCCCACGAGGACAACTTCAACCCACAGGTCGGGCCTCGGACGGGCTCGCCACCATGCCGACAGGAGGGCGCTTGCTCAGCGAAGGGATGATCATCAAGGGAAGGGTCGTCCGGCTCGAGGAGTACGGGGCGTTCGTGGAGGTGCCCCTGTTCCCCGAGAACCCGGAGGACCCGCAGGTCGTCACCGGCCTGTGTCACGTCTCGGAGGTCGACCGGGACTACGTCGAGAACATCTTCGCCTACCTCGCCGAAGACCAGGAGGTCGAGGTCAAGGTCCTCAACATCAAGGAGGACGGGAAGGTCGACCTCTCGATCAAGCAGGCGGACCCCGACTGGGAGCCCGAGCCGACCCAGCCGCGTCGGAGCAAGTTGGACAAGGACTTCGACAAGCGCCTGCGCCGCTTCATGCACCAGTCACAGATGATCCAGGGGGAAGCGCGCCGCCAGCGCGAATCCCGCCGCTGACCGGCCTCGCCGTGACGTCCGCGGCTCGCGATCCCACCGGGGATGCTCTCCGAGCCGACCCCCAGCCCTCGTACGCGCGCGCCGCCGCGGCTCGGACCATGGGACCCACCGAGCGTGCCGTGGTCTCGCAGCAGCTGGGCCGGCGTGCCCGCGGTCACAGCGCCGTCGTGCACCGGTGCGTGTACGGGCTGCCCACCGTGGTCCGCGTCGCCCCGTACCTCGATGACGGCACGCCGTTCCCGACGGTGTTCTGGCTCGTGTGCCCGGTGGCGCGCCGCCACGTCGGCCGGCTCGAGGCCGACGGCACGATGGGGTCGTTCAACGCCAGCCTGGCGGCCGACGCGGAGCTCGCGGCCGGCTACGCCGCCGCAGCCGGACGCTACGTCGCCTTCCGCGACGCGCTGGACCGGCCGATCCGGGAAGATCCCGCAGCCGGCGGCATGCCCGGCCACATCAAGTGCCTGCACGTCCACCACGCCCACTTCCTGGCCACCGCCGACAACCCGGTCGGCGCCAAGACCCACCAGCAGGTCACGCCGATGCCGTGTCCGGGACCGTGTGTCGACGAGGACGTCCTCGCCGAGGCATACGGCGAGCTCCCGCCCCCCACAGCGGTGCCCGGCGCCTGGGAGCACGCCGCGCCACCTCACCAGCGGCCCAGAGGCTGATGGGACGCCGCGCCGCCGTGGACGTGGGGACCAACTCGGTCCGCGTGCTCGTCGTCGACGACGACGGCCATGCGCTCGCCCGCGACATGGAGATCACCCGCCTGGGCCAGGGCGTCGACGAGACCGGTGAGCTCGACGATGAGGCGTTGGCCCGCACCCTGGATGTGATCGGCCGGTACCGCCAACGCTGGGAGGAGTTCGGCGTCCGGGGCGACGTGCGCATCGCTGCGACCTCCGCCATCCGTGACGCCGCCGACCGCGAGCGTTTCTTCGCGGGGGTGCGCCGGGTGGCGGGGGTCGACGCCGAGGTGCTGTCCGGCGAGGAGGAGGCCGCCACCGCGTTCCACGGGGCGACCGCCAAGCTCGACGTCGGCCACCCCGCTGCGCTGCTGGACGTCGGCGGCGGCTCGACCGAGATCGTCGTCGGGGACCGCGCCGGGGACGTCAAGGCGTCGATCTCGCTGCAGCTGGGCTGCGTCCGGCTCACCGAACGGCTGCTGTCGTCCGACCCGCCCACCGACGAGGAGCTGCAGGATGCCCGGGCGGAGATCGCCGGCCAGCTCGACCACGCCGCGGAGACGCTGGCGCGCCAGGACGCCGACCCCGGCGACTGTCGCTCGCTGATCGGCGTGGCCGGGACGGTCACCACCCTGGCGGCGCTGTCTCTCGACCTCGACGAGTACGACGCGGACGCCGTCCACGGCACCGTCGTCGACCGCGAGACGGTCGGTGACCTGACCCGGTGGCTGGCCGGACTGCGCTCGGCCGAGCGGCGCGAGCTGGGCCCGGTCGCCCCCGGCCGTGAGGACATCATCCTGGGCGGGGCGTTGGTGGTCGAGGCCGTCCTGGACCGGTTCGGGTACGACGCGCTCACCGCCAGCGAAGCCGACATCCTCGACGGGTTGGTCGCCCGCCGCTGACGACGGGCGACGCTGCCGGCGGCGCGGCGAGCTCTACCCTTGCGACCCCGACCCGAAGGCTCCCATGGCGGTCGACATCGCTGACGTGCGCGTCGAAAACCCCCACGGCGCGGTCGTGCGGTGGCTCACCGAGCACGACAAGACGGTCCGCGGCTACGACCTGCACACCCAGCAACACCCCGACCGCATCACCGCCCGCGACGTCCTCGCCACCCAGTACACCAAGCTGCGCGTCGACGGGATGGAGCTGCAGTTCTTCCTCGACCGTGGCCGCTCGGCGCCGTGGCACCTGGTCCCGGCTGGCGCGACGCTCGCCGCGGCGGACCCCGACGAGGAGGGCGGTCTGTACGACGCGGCCGAGGAGCTCTACGGCCACTTCTACCGCGGTCGGCTGCGTGAGTTGGCGATCGGGAAGATCCACCGCGTCCTGCACCTCAAGCGACGCCACCTGTTCCCGCTGCTGGACGGGCGTCTGCTGGAGCTGTACAAGGACGCGGCCACGGAGGCGTCGCGACGGTTGCGCGACCAGGGTCGTCGGGGGCGGCGTGGTCGGCTGTACTGGGTCGCGATCCGCGACGACATCCTCGCGGCGGGCCACCTGTGGGACGACCTGCGAGCGAACCTGGCCACCTGCAACGAGCCGGCTGCGTTGGGGGCCGAGCTGTCCGACGTGCGCCTGCACGACATCCTCTGCTGGGAGGCCGTGCGTCGCTGAAGCCCTCGAGGAGGTCACCGCTGGACGGCCGTGTGGGCGTCGACGCGTTCCAGGAGCGGCTGCGCGACGCGATCGCTCGCGTGCCTGACGACGCGTCACGTCCGCCGCCGGATGCTCGGGTCGGAGCGGTGCTGGCCCTGTTCGAGAGCACCGACCGAGGACCCGGCGTGGTCCTGACCCGGCGGCGTCGGGATCTGCGCTCCCACCCCGGCCAGCTGTCGTTCCCCGGCGGGCGGGTCGACACCGGCGAGACGTTCGAGCAGGCGGCGTTGCGTGAAGCCCGCGAGGAGATCGCCCTGCGGACCGAGTCGGTCGAGATCTTCGGCACCGCCCCGACGTTCTACATCCCGCCGTCGCGGTTCTGGGTGGTCCCCGTGGTGGGCTGGTGGCGCGACCGTCATCGGCTCGACCCCAACCCCTGGGAGGTCGACGAGGTGCTGCACGTTCCTCTGGTCACCCTCGTGCAGGACGAGCGGCTGCGGTGGGTGTCGCTCTCCGAACGCGGTGCGGCGTGGGCGTGGCAGCTCGATGACGACCTGCTGTGGGGGGCGACCGCGATGCTGGTCGCGGCGCTCCTCGACGTGGTCAGCCCGGGTTGGGCTGGCGGCCGCCGGCCGACCGACCTCGGCCGTGACTGCCAGGTGCGTCCCTGGGAGCACTTCCCGTCGTGGCAGCCACCACTGCGGCTGCAGGGGATCCCGGAGGTGGCCGCGGCGGCTGTGCCGGTGGTCGGCTCCCGGCAGGCGCGCCAGGTGGTCCGGCTGCTGCAGGACGACGCCGGTGTCTCCTTCGCACAGGTCCTCGAGCACGCCGCCCGGCCGGTGACCGAGGCGGTGCGTCAGCTGGCGGGCGGGGACGTCTCGGGTGTGGCGGTGACCGTCCTGGCCGGGCCGGGTGGGAACGGCGCCGCCGGGGCGGCCGCCGCCCGGCTGCTGGCAGCGGCCGGTGCCCACGTCGCAGTCTGGCTGACCGGGGCGCTTCGTGTCCCGGACCAGTTGAACGTGCTGCGCACCGCCGGCGTGGCGGTCGCCCCGTTCGGCGAGGGCGCCACCGCTGGCGACGTCGTCGTCGACGCGCTGCTGGGGGTGGGCGCGCGCCCACCCGCGCACGGAGCCGTCGCCGCGGCGATCACCTGGCTGCAACGCCACGACGTCCCGGTCGTCGCCGTGGACCTGCCCAGCGGGCTCCACCCCGACGCGGGCGTGGTCGGGCCCTGCGTCAGCGCCGACGTCACGATCACGCTGGGAGCCGCCAAGGCGGCGTTGCTCGACCCCGCCTACCGCGCGTACGTGGGGGACCTGTACCTGGCCGACCTGGGCGTCCCCGCGGACGTGTGGCGCCGCGCGGACGTCGAGCCGGTCACGGTGTTCGGCCGCGGCCCCCTGGTGCGGTTGGTGTGACGTGTGGCCCGGACACGTCGACGACCTCCGCGCAGCGGGCTGCGGCGGTGACGTCGCGGGGCGGCCGCGACCGGAGCGCGGCGTAGAGTCGCAAGCGTGCAGCATCGAACCCTCCGACGCGACGGACCCCTGCACGTCGTCGACTTCGGCGGGAGCGGTCAGCCGATCGTCCTGCTGCACGGCCTCGGGGGATCCCACGCCAACTGGATCTCGGTCGGAGAGCGCCTGGCGGAACACCGTCACGTGGTCGCGTTGGACCTCGTCGGCCACGGCCTCACCCCACCGGTCGGCCGGCGCGCACGCATCGTCGACCACCGCCGTCTCGTGCAGCGCTACCTTGGCCACCTCGACCAGCCGGCGGTGCTCGCCGGCAACTCCATGGGCGGGTACGTGGCGCTGACCGTGGCTGCCTCGACCCCCGAGCTGGTCGCCGGCCTGATCCTGGTCGGGGCGGCGCTGCCGCGCGAGCAGATCGTGCCGCGGGATCCCCTGGTGCTGGGGATGTTCGCGGTGTACATGATCCCTGGGCTGGCGGACCGCTTCCTGTCCTGGCGCAGGCGCAGGCTCCGACCCGAAGGCCTCGTCGAGCAGGCCTTGAGGTTGTGCAGCGTGGACGCGTCGCGCA
This is a stretch of genomic DNA from Actinomycetota bacterium. It encodes these proteins:
- a CDS encoding NAD(P)H-hydrate epimerase, which translates into the protein MGVDAFQERLRDAIARVPDDASRPPPDARVGAVLALFESTDRGPGVVLTRRRRDLRSHPGQLSFPGGRVDTGETFEQAALREAREEIALRTESVEIFGTAPTFYIPPSRFWVVPVVGWWRDRHRLDPNPWEVDEVLHVPLVTLVQDERLRWVSLSERGAAWAWQLDDDLLWGATAMLVAALLDVVSPGWAGGRRPTDLGRDCQVRPWEHFPSWQPPLRLQGIPEVAAAAVPVVGSRQARQVVRLLQDDAGVSFAQVLEHAARPVTEAVRQLAGGDVSGVAVTVLAGPGGNGAAGAAAARLLAAAGAHVAVWLTGALRVPDQLNVLRTAGVAVAPFGEGATAGDVVVDALLGVGARPPAHGAVAAAITWLQRHDVPVVAVDLPSGLHPDAGVVGPCVSADVTITLGAAKAALLDPAYRAYVGDLYLADLGVPADVWRRADVEPVTVFGRGPLVRLV
- a CDS encoding Ppx/GppA family phosphatase, with amino-acid sequence MGRRAAVDVGTNSVRVLVVDDDGHALARDMEITRLGQGVDETGELDDEALARTLDVIGRYRQRWEEFGVRGDVRIAATSAIRDAADRERFFAGVRRVAGVDAEVLSGEEEAATAFHGATAKLDVGHPAALLDVGGGSTEIVVGDRAGDVKASISLQLGCVRLTERLLSSDPPTDEELQDARAEIAGQLDHAAETLARQDADPGDCRSLIGVAGTVTTLAALSLDLDEYDADAVHGTVVDRETVGDLTRWLAGLRSAERRELGPVAPGREDIILGGALVVEAVLDRFGYDALTASEADILDGLVARR
- a CDS encoding DUF501 domain-containing protein; amino-acid sequence: MGPTERAVVSQQLGRRARGHSAVVHRCVYGLPTVVRVAPYLDDGTPFPTVFWLVCPVARRHVGRLEADGTMGSFNASLAADAELAAGYAAAAGRYVAFRDALDRPIREDPAAGGMPGHIKCLHVHHAHFLATADNPVGAKTHQQVTPMPCPGPCVDEDVLAEAYGELPPPTAVPGAWEHAAPPHQRPRG
- a CDS encoding alpha/beta hydrolase — its product is MQHRTLRRDGPLHVVDFGGSGQPIVLLHGLGGSHANWISVGERLAEHRHVVALDLVGHGLTPPVGRRARIVDHRRLVQRYLGHLDQPAVLAGNSMGGYVALTVAASTPELVAGLILVGAALPREQIVPRDPLVLGMFAVYMIPGLADRFLSWRRRRLRPEGLVEQALRLCSVDASRIADEAWEAHVEMAHERILQPWSRRCFLQSARSLVARMVGRRRVADMIEAIEAPALIIQGDRDRLVPVEVARDLAGRRPDWQLEVFTDIGHVPQLECPDRFIEVVDRWLHGGLSAERSTCAS
- a CDS encoding septum formation initiator family protein, which gives rise to MTAATRGASTGRRGASHRQAPAPVRRAVAGAAGRGRDAVAAVLAGDRPLALAVVGVVAVSALMLARPLTTYLDGRERVVLLDAKGEALREEIARLEARERDLTTAEHVELRARERLGLVRPGEIPYVVITPETDRPRLASPAPPPPRPWYRRLLDALVP
- a CDS encoding S1 RNA-binding domain-containing protein, giving the protein MLSEGMIIKGRVVRLEEYGAFVEVPLFPENPEDPQVVTGLCHVSEVDRDYVENIFAYLAEDQEVEVKVLNIKEDGKVDLSIKQADPDWEPEPTQPRRSKLDKDFDKRLRRFMHQSQMIQGEARRQRESRR